Genomic DNA from Perca flavescens isolate YP-PL-M2 chromosome 23, PFLA_1.0, whole genome shotgun sequence:
CTAGAACTGTCTACAGTAGCTAAACATCATGCAGGGAAAAAATGCATTGCTGAAGAGTCACTTATCGCACCCACAATAGAATAAAACAGCAAAGAGGGTTTTGCAGCAAGACAAGTTGGGCTTTGAGTAAGCAGGGATGGCTTACTGTCTTTCTTCTTTCAGTATTTTCTTGCATTTAATATATAGTGTCACGGTCTCCATCCTCACATAAAATGCACAGCTGAATGTCAGTTATTCTGCTGCAGATTAAGCTgcaaaaaaactgtcaaaaaagttTGATATGCAAAGTTAAGGTTGCAAACTAGAGGCAGGTTGTGGTCTCTCCAAAAGTACACCTTATTACTGAGCATTTGCTGAAATGAGCATCACACATTCAGATGAACTTCATGTGTAAAAGAGAGGGGATTTTCCCATTAAGTGATCAGACATCACTCAGTATATTCAGCAGAATAACAAGTTTTATACCGTTAAGTCAGTTCTACATGTAAATGTACAAGATACATTTAATTTTCAATTTCCTCTCTTACTCCACTTCTCCAGTCAGTGTTTCACTTCTTGCGCTGTTTCTGCATTGCTGCGCAGTATTTCACAATTCTCAGCCATGTTTCCTTCCTGTTTGTCTCTTCCACTCCCTGTTGGCTGTATTATTACTACTGTGAGTGTTGAAAAGCCGGCAGGACTGAAAAGACACTGGCACCACAAAGGCAGCGGCAGTAGAAGCGCCAGGGCTCAGTGTTCAATAATGTTGaatgacatttacatttcaaaagaGGCAGATCGAAAAAGCCACCGCACTTTTCCAATATCTGACATCAGTGCCTCTCTTGTTCCACCACATCCTCTTTCACCATCTGCCACGCTCTCTGCATTagtcagcctgtctgtctcttcctcAATCATTTATCACTAATATGTAGTCATACTCTCAGTATCATCAGCTGATACCAGGTTTAAAAAATTGTTTGGCAATTTTGGCAACAATAGACTGGAGGAAATAATTGTTCTTTACACGTTGCATTTTAAAGCTACAGATATAACGTCCTGTTAAGTAAGCTTTAAGGGTGCTggcaggtggattttgttacctttgcgCAGACCCATAGCTTTtttcctctgtttccagtcttaatgctaagctaagctaactgtgtTCTGGCTGTAGAGTAGCTTTATCTCTACCATACAGGCAGGAGCGTGGTATCAGTCTTTAGTTATCTAGCTCTTGGCAAGAATGCAAATatgcatattttccaaaatgtcaaactattactTTGAAATGATATCAGTCCCATATTATTTTTACAGATGACTTTTTTTGCTGATTGTGGAATTCACATTTTTTAGGGCCACTTACAACAAAAGGAATATGGttttaataaagaaaatgtaaaaagataTGTCAATATATTAATGACACTGGATACAGTAAAcaactttctctctgttttctctctccagTTCAGCGTATGATGTCATTTTGCGGCAGAAGGTTGCGGTGAAGAAACTGTCCAGGCCTTTCCAGTCTCTGATCCACAGCCGCCGCTCGTACCGGGAACTCAGGCTGCTCAAGCACATGAAACACGAGAATGTTAGTGCTTCTCATGAAAATacccagagacagacagacatgtttcCACTCTGTTATTGATCATCTCTgcttctctccgtctctgtctctgcaggtAATAGGGCTGCTGGACGTCTTCACACCTGCTGCAACATTAGAGGACTTCAATGAACTGTAAATCTTTTCTTCCCTCTAAGCTATGCAGCTGTCCACCTTGCACCACAAATGCAATGATTCTGTTATTAGAGGGTAGGCTGGTGTTGGTGGAGGCCATCCTAGGGGGGTTATAGGCTTGTAGAGATGTCTTACGGTTGCCATGGCAGCATCACTATGTTCTCCTCTAACTGAGACGTCCctagcacccccccccccattcactcacacactcttccCTTTTCCAGGTACCTGGTGACCAACCTGATGGGTGCAGACCTCAATAACATCGTCAAATTTCAGAGGCTGTCAGACGAGCATGTGCAGTTCTTAATTTACCAGCTCCTCCGTGGCCTCAAGGTAATTTACAGCTTCATGATACACCTGCTGCATGCCATACTTACATAATATATCAGTTAGCATGCATACTGTAGTACACCAGTGATTCCCAGCCGCTTTTGTCTGATGTACACCCACAGCCCTAACAGATAAAGTAGCCCTTCATTGTCTCTGtttcaaatgtgtttatttaaaaaaattgattGTTCATTGATTTTAAACTAAATGATAGTAACTATTGATTATAGAAAGTGGGTATTGttacagtatttgtttttaatacaaTTGAACTGTCAATGTCTATTAGGTTGCTGTAGTCAAGTTTCCCTTCATACTACTAACTCCATTACTTTCAGCTGTCTAATTGAACCAAGTATCCATTATCTTTACACACTCTGAGGaatatctgtgtattaacaGTTGTATGACTTTATATCTTAAAAGAAATTTGTCCATTGAGCATTGTGATTCATAgctgtatttctgtttatttacatttcaaattgcaTTATGGGAACTTTGTCTGTGCGCCGACAACTAACATAGAGAGCTATTCACCATTAGCCCCATTATCGTAAATTATTAACCAGATAACCGTGATTCAAAAGCgcccaaaacattttttaaagcattgaaaaaaacatcatagggtcaaagtaaaaaaaaaaagcatcaaaagtgtcaaaaacagtTTGAAATTAATTAAAGGACAGATTTCATTTCATAAGTTTACTACCTGGGCAGTTTTGTATGAGAGAATTTtcaataacagaaaatgttctgtattttcGCTGAAGCtacacacaaaaatgtttttaaagtccgggtaatgagctgccagtacagttattttactttttttttttctttaaatgcagTACCTAActattttaactatttatttattacttttatctAAGTGTTAAGACTTCTCTGCTCACTTGCTTACTAGTTGTTACACACTCTCAATCGCAACAATGTCCAGGTGTTACAGCACACTCAATGTGTGGATGTACATTTTTGAAATCAAATtgtaatttttattatttcagaaATGAGttgagctaaaaaaaaagagaatttggACACCACAGTCTACGTTGCACAAACACTCCCTATATTCATACTGAGTTTGACATTCTGTCCAAAGCTTGCCTGCTGAAGCCTGCACGGCCGGCTGTTCGGCTTTCATGGTTACCATGGGACAGACAAAAGCAGTCTCCCTTTAGGCTAATGTGGTGAACTGCACTGTTGACCCCTGTCTCCCTttatgtcctctctctctctctctctcatctctcctccCCCATCGCCCCACCCCTCCGCCTGTCCAACAGTACATCCATTCAGCTGGATTGATCCACAGAGTGAGTGCCTTCTCTTTGCCTTTCTTGTCATTTTTGACCATCACGTTTAACGTAACAGCACTtgcctggttaaaaaaaaagaagaactcTTAACAATCAGCTTTAAGTTTGGAAAAATCTTGTTCCGACTCTTTTATTGAGGATATGTGATGTTCACACTGATCTCAATACCGCATGTCTTATAAGGCtgcgccatttttttttaaactggaaaCAGTCTCAAATCCTAATGAATCATTTGATAAACATTTCTACTCAGTTCAGCCTGACATTTTGGTATTATTCTTTTGGGAAACTGCACTAGATTTTAAGATAAAGCATCATAGGTGTGAACAATGTTTGGCAGCACAGCATGCTTGTGAAGAAGTTCAACAATGAACTTTTTGAAATTCCCAATATCAGTGTATTTGTTTGGTGCTCGTGAGATGAATCTCTGAGTGTGCTCTGTATAAATGCAGTGAAACTGAGTGGTTTAtgctgtctttattttcatatccatccctctctctaCACAGATACATCCTCATTCTAATAATGTTTCTCTCCCCCTTTGTCTGCTTTACTACATTTTCTAGGACCTTAAGCCAAGTAATGTGGCAGTAAATGAGGACTGCGAGCTGAGGGTAAGACTGACCTTCCGTTTAAAACTATAAACCCTCCACTCCAACCTATGAACtcggactacagatggaaagtagcataatgctaaatctggtgcagccatctttttaatgtaactgcacattgtcctgctaaataaactaaactaaaaaaaacaacaacaaaaaaaacctccatcaattaaaaaaaaacgctcttCCTGTCCTACAGATCCTTGACTTTGGAttggccagacagacagacgacgAGATGACGGGGTATGTGGCGACTCGCTGGTATCGAGCGCCGGAGATCATGCTGAACTGGATGCACTACAATCAGAACGGTAAGATGCCATCAAACTATAGACATTTAatacgctttttttttttttttctttttttttttttcagaagcaaACTCATTAAATTACTTAACCTCTGGTGTTTCTGTTCCAGTTGATATGTGGTCAGTGGGATGCATAATGGGAGAGCTGCTGAAGGGAAAAGTCCTGTTTCCTGGCACTGACTGTATCCTTTATCACCATGGCAAAAGTCTACTGCAATGTGCTGCTTTTTCCCCCCCTCTTAGCATCAACCTTCCATTACCTCTTTAAATGTGCCCTCTGGATGCAGACCTCTGTGATTTGCATTACAATCCCGGGCCTTTCTAAAGAGGAGGTGTGTCAACAGAGAGAAGTGGGGAATGAATAGGAGCGATCACCAAAGGCTTTATTATCTAGGTTGTTGTATTGGATGTCCGAGAGAGCAGAGCTAAAACAAATTTGATTTACTGATCTTTGTTGTGGGACTAGAAAAGAACTTTCAGCAGTGCTCAGCAAGTAGAGTTTCTGTCTTAAGCGTGATCTATGCTTCTGTGTTaaatctacgccgtggctacgAACATAGGTACGTGGAGGCATGgacctacgccgtagcctgaggtgcacctctcgaaaaatgtaccGGTGACACAaaagcgttgcatttccccctactcatttcctggttctccttctccgtaaacaacatgagatcaaggagagggttaacttttcctgccaCAGATTTTCAACCGTGGTCAAAAACCGTGGTCAACTCTAGAGTCGGCACTCTCTCCAAAGCTAATCCCTGTAACTCTGTCACTTGCTCTACCAcaccctccccacacacacacacacacatgccggccctgctattttcttaaagagatcgacgcacacaaCAACGCCCAAGTATAAAGTTCAGGTcgcttacgtaggctacggcgaaagctctgcgtggaagTCGCCGTTTCACACTGTGTCAGACGCGTTctcaattactgtgaatgctcTGTTTGGTTTAGGTAAGGGGTGGAGCCTGGGTAGACcgtgcaggaggcaggacatgacGTGCATCCGGTTCCGGAATCACGCAAGCCGCATAATAGAAATGTCATCAACATGCCCACTCGCTCACTGTGAATTCTCCGGAAAATTACCTGCTCTATTCACACATGGACTCCATCTGACTTTACACGGACTCTGTACTAGGAAGCTGGCAGAGTAAAGCCTGTTTAATGTCCGGTCCAACTGATTCGGACATTTGAGTTCTCACATACAACTCCTTCCGGCAATGTCTACATAATTTCAGGGTTGCAGTGCATGTGCGAAAGAGGCTTTAGTTGATTCCCTATGTGACAAGATAATATGATTAGTCAATTCCGAACAGCCCTTAACTCCTCCTGCACTAAGATATCGACCAGCTGAAGAGAATCATGGAGGTGGTTGGGACTCCAACACACGACCTGTTAAAGAAGATCTGCTCTGAGCATGTGAGAGAGGGAAAACGGAATGGAGGGATTGGGAAAAAAGAAGCTGCTATTGCTCACACtgtaaagtagggctgcacaattaatctaaattgtatcgaaatcgcaatatggactagtgcaatatccaaatcgcaggtagggcgcaatatttgttaaaggcaaaatatgtgtcaaaccattctgaatgaagtattgtggtgctgcagagacgtcccggcactacaaatcctatcctacagaaaacatctttgtttggtacagatcctcgcaaaaatcacactataatcatttacattttttaagatttaatatCAGTAACTAAAAGTGAGAATAATTATAGAAACATGATCATTCCCtacaatatcgtgaatcatattgcaatcgcaatatcagtcaaaataatcgcaattggatattttcctcatatcgtgcagccctactgtaaTGCTGCATCCCCTAACGCAGGCAACCTGTTCTAATTGATTAGTCATTCCACTGACAAGGCTGTTGAAGGAATAGTCAATACGTGTGAATGTTGGGGTGATTGATCACTAACAAATCACCCACATTGTCACATGCCAAGAGTTGAACGCTGGTCTTTATTTGCAGGCGCAGAAGTACATCCAGTCTCTGCCCTTCATGCCCCAGCAGGACCTGGAAAAGATCTTTAAAGGAGCCAATCCACTAGGTGGGTGATGCACTGTAGATTGGATTACCaactttttaaattcaattgGAAGGCTTCGAGAGGCTGCCAAAGCTCAAGTTGTTCTCTCCACATTGCAAATGAGTGATCCAGTTATACAGGTTTGGCCCTCAGGGGTTTAAACTGGTTTCCAAGCTCCTAGCATTTAACTCTTTCACCTCTCTGTCTGTTCCTGTCTGTTAGCTGTCGATCTACTGAAACGTATGCTGGTTCTGGACTGTGATGGGAGGATCTCGGCCAGCGAGGCTCTGTCCCACCCTTACTTCTCACAGTACCACGATCCAGACGACGAGCCAGAGGCCCCGCCTTACGACCAAACGCTGGAGAGTAAAGACCGAAATCTAGAAGAATGGAAAGGTAAAGCTTTCACTTCAAAGTAGAACAATACATGATTTAACACAGTGGACAGCACAAGAAAATAAGTATTCCTCCCCTATTGTCCTTGatggaagacaaaaacaaaaacatgattgCAGCTTATGCATggcaatttaaaatgtacagaTATCGTCTGCTGCTCAATTTCTTTCAAAATTAGACTCTTACTTCCTTTTTGCTTTGCAGAGGAGGAAGTTGCACAAATAGACGCCACAGATCCATCAAGCTGCAGAGCTTTTAACACTGGAGATTATGCAATGATGGTTTTAAGCTGACATGGTTGTGGCAGGAACGACAACTACACCACCAAAGTAATATTTGAGATATAAGAGAGTCCATTTATAACATCATAAATATGATTACGTTTCACTTCAGCAGGGAGTTTTATGGTTTGTGAAATGCCTTAGAGCTGATGCCAGGCCTGAGTCATGGTGGATTTGTTTTGCTGCATGGTTTGCGTCCTAAATTAAAGTTGCCTTGATTGACCGGTATACCGAGCTGAACAAGCACAATTCTAATAGCACCGAATAAAAGTTTGCACCAGAGGGCTCTTGGTTTTTAACATGAAAGTACCCTGCGTTGTGACAATTACACATACACTTACAACGTAAAAGTGTTCTTTTCCTATTTTGATTCCTTTTTTCACCTTAAGTGGGATTAAAATATTCCTCACCACCTCATCCATGGCTCAAATTCTGTTCAGCACAACTGACATGTTTTTCCTTATTCCTCTCACGTGTGTGCATAGAGTTGGTATTCGAAGAGGTGAACAGCGTCAAAGCATCCGGCAACAAGACTGATAGCCTTCAGGCGGAGCAGTAGGCCTCTTTCTGCTCTGCCTCAACCTCACCCTGAAGAAGGACCACAAACTCAATGATTAGGAGAAGGACTGAAGAAAACTCATATGCATTCCCTCTGCTCAGCGTGACTGTGTTTGATTGCCTGTCATGAGTGTATTTAATAAGCAGCAGGGCAGGACAGTTTCCACATGATCAGATGCACACATTGCAAATACAGGGAGCATTTTTAGAATCCGATAGAACGAGCTTTCCAGTCCAGAAAGTTACTTCCTCTCATGTTTCCGCCCAGTGAGGGTAAAATGAGGAACCATTCAACATGGCTGCGTCAGGGATCACAGAGGACGTGGGGATTCATACGAGGGAGCAACTTGAACTGTGTTTACAGACTGACAGAAAGGTATCGAAGGAGAAAAACGCACACTAGGATTTCCAAAGCAACGTCAGAGTGCCGTCTGGTCCCTCGTCATAGCAAATGCCATAAGCAGTCAGTGCTATCACATATGGAATTCATGTTTAAAGGCTTACAGCAATACCACGTTATGTCACAGAGCAGCTTAGCATTTAGCCTGCATACTGCATgatttttgtgcattttattaTTGCAGATCATTACTGGTATTGTATTATATAACCATTAAGACTGCTTATTGCATCTGCCACACTGCTATAAAAGCAGCCCGAGGGTCAGAGAGAGGCATTACGAGGAAATGTGACCAACTTTCAACCTGTCTTATCTTTATAATGTCCAtgcagtaaaaaataataatacaaaagcaaacaaaatgtACTGTTCTTCCTCGAATGAGAGTCAACCCTATCCTGCTTACAGAGTAGTAAACACCAACTGTGCTATTAATTAGCAAGGTAATTAATATATGCCAAAGCTGGAGCAGAATGACTGTGTTGCAGGTCTGTGTTTACAGTGCTCCTCGCTTCACGTATACGGTTTCCGCTGATGGCTGATTTCTGATCACCTGTTGGCTTTGGCAGCGCTCCATCGGGTTTCCATAGTTCTCTGCTGTGTCTTTTACAGCCCCGGATTGTGTTTACAATAATTAAGATTAGAGGCATTTTGTAAACTGTTAGAAACCGAGCTGGATAATAATATATTACCCAGCTCCATCGAAGTAATGACTGGTCAAACACTCCCGGCTGATGATTCCCATGAAGCATCCATATTTGGTTGCTTGTAAAACAAGGGAGCTCATTAGTTTCCTCATCTTTTTAGAATTCATGATGCTTGAGTGttataatgaaaacaatgcagAGTGTACACATTCGTTAGTGACCAAGCACTGGGAGTGTTCTTTACCTCGATTGTGGGTATTCCAGTAACACTGCAGTTCATAGTTTATTGCAACATTAGAACACCCTCACTGATAACATTGTATTAAGCAGCATGAGCTCAATGCATATGAAGATTGGCTGACTTCCTCACTGACAGTGTGCCATTCATCTTGCAGCAGACTGGAGTTTTAGTTCAACAAACGTTTTGCTGAGGTATAGAAATAATCTGCTTGTGTTAAATCACAGTGTGCAGAGCCCAACAAACCACAGATTTCCTATCTTAACACTAAAGGTCAGTGAAAATGTCAAGAGGATTAGATTATGAAATCTAGTACAGAGAAAAAATACACTAATGCATTTCCGGTAATCAGATAACTATCTGATCATTTTAATGATACCTCAACATAAATAGATGTATCATCACACATAAGATGCATTTATAACATTTTGCCAGTTGACATTTTGGGAGATAAAAGGCTTATAAATCAGGAGCACACATGAATCCAGTTTATATCTGACTGCTGCAGATGCATTCTTACACCTAATGTGTATACTATCTGGATACAAGTCGGACAGTAATGGCAGGTGTAAAGCAGAGTTTTCGCTGTCCTTGTAAACCCTTGTTTAAACTCGATAAGCTATGCAAAGTAGCATCACTAGTAGCTCTTTAGGTTAGATAAAGAGCTACAagctattttaattttttagctagctaggttgtaataataatatactaGTGGAACTACAGTATGGTTCTCACTCAAGCTTATCTGAGGTTTCATTTGCAGATATGAGATGAACAACGGAATAAGACGAaaacctagctagctaggttagctTACTAACTAACTAGGCTAACTAGGTTAAAAtcaattgtattttaatgtatagTTTGGTGTGTTCCTTTATGCAAGTTAAACTGTGGTTCTTTGGCTTTTCCCACTCAAGTCTAACCAAACCAATGAGATTATTTCTGCCTCAAAGAAACATGAGTACAACTACATTAAATGACCATTTATGAATCATTTTTGATTCTGACCCTACAATGGTTCACACTGGAGTGCTACATGTAGCCTTTTGCGCAAGTCGTCTATTAACACTGTATGCAAAATGTTGAATTTACAGTCCAAGTGAATCAAAACTGTCTGTCTCAGTCAAAGATTGTTAGAGCTTTGAATGTTAAAGTGTTATGTGCTTATGTCGATGTTATGTGGTGGAGTTGAATAGCAAACTGCAAAAATGAATGTATAcgtataggcctactgtatgtatgttaCAAGTTAGAAGTGTCTTTTGAATACATGGTGGCATGTAATTCAACTGTACTAAACTGAATGTCAACTGTCAGTTTTCAAATGATTcagattattttttctttaatcatCAACGGGTAACATGACTTGGCTAGTCTTGGCATTGAACAGAATAAACACCATTGGTTCTGTTAAATGTGTTTGTCAAGATGTTTCTTTTCTTatgtgtgtgcctttgtgtctataggtaattacaCATCTGAGCCGACAAATACAGTATGAAatgtggagttccccaaggcatTGTTCAGGGGCctcttttaacattttaacagctgcagctgattcagaatgcTGCTTCTGCTcaagtcctcactaagaccaagtgGATAACACCACTCCAGTTGTGatgtctttacactggcttcctgtctctcaaagaattgatttcaaaatactactGTTGGTCTAAAAAGCACTGGTTtaaggccaaaatacatttctgatcttctgctacattatgaaccacccagacctctcaggtcgtctcctacaggtctgctttctgttcccaaagtcagaactaaacagggaaaAGCAGCACTCAGTTTTCatgcaccacatatctggaacaaactcccagaaaactgcaggtctgctgcaactctcagttcttttaaatcaaggcttaAGACTTTTCTGTTTGATGCTACCTACTCAAGTTACTGTTCATTTCTTACATTGTAGTGTCAGTTTTATACAGCATACGTCATATTCCAATAtagcttgtttttatttactaaTATCTTTAATgagtgtttttaattgttttttaattgctctttaatgttttatgtaaagcacttttaatTGCCTTGTTGGTGAAATGTGCTATTTAAATAAATTTGCCTTGTCTTGCCTTATATATTCTCTGCAACATTCAGTCTATTTGATATACAACATGGAAATTGCAATGTGAAGGACAATGCAAACGTTTTTTAGTCCAGGCTCCCTTGTTACAATTAAGTGAAATTGTGTTGTATGATTTGTGTGCCACCTTTGGGGCAACAGTTGGGGAAAGGGCCCTTTCCTGTTGCTCGAAGCAAATTTCATAAAGAAACAGTTATTCCAGTCTGGCGAGGAGAAACATGATTTACCCTGACAGAGCTCTGACTTTAACCTCATTCAACACCTATGGGAGGAATTGCAACACCACTGTGAACCAGGCCTAGTCACGTTCCAAGAAACTTGTAGATTAGCCTTCCTAGAAGGGTGGAGGCTGATGCACATTGGTTCTGGGGTGAGATGTTAAACAATTACTTTTGGGCACATAAACTCGGTTTTCCACATATAGAAAAggatataatatagtatagtacagACTAGTTAGTAGTACGGTATAGTGTAGAAGCCTATGATATAGTTTACAATAACAGAATAGGACAGTATAGCAGAGTATAAAATAGAATAGTACAGTATAGTAGCTTATAATGTAGTATAGATTATAATGGAATAGAATTGTATAGTCTGTTGTGAGCTATAGTACAGTATAGATTAGAAATGTATAGTGTAGCATACAgaatattatagtatataacATTGTGATGACACCAAAGGACAATAAAAAGAACATAACATGATTATAATTAAGACCAACATAAATAGTATTAGTAGTATTAATGACAAATAcaccaaactaaactaaaacgtTTTCAATATACTCACTTTAACTGTAACACAGAAAGTATTCTCAAAATTAGATAAGCCCTCTTTATATTTTctctatttgtttttgttctattTACTTAACTTTTGTTGTATTTATTAAATTTCTATGCACACTGCTGAAGAGCTGGGAAACTgattttcattgtagcctactctgagcacaatgacaataaagatctatctaAGTGTTGAGAGATATTCTTTTATGAC
This window encodes:
- the mapk11 gene encoding mitogen-activated protein kinase 11 isoform X1 is translated as MSARPGFYRQELNKTVWEVPERYQNLTPVGSGAYGSVCSAYDVILRQKVAVKKLSRPFQSLIHSRRSYRELRLLKHMKHENVIGLLDVFTPAATLEDFNELYLVTNLMGADLNNIVKFQRLSDEHVQFLIYQLLRGLKYIHSAGLIHRDLKPSNVAVNEDCELRILDFGLARQTDDEMTGYVATRWYRAPEIMLNWMHYNQNVDMWSVGCIMGELLKGKVLFPGTDYIDQLKRIMEVVGTPTHDLLKKICSEHAQKYIQSLPFMPQQDLEKIFKGANPLAVDLLKRMLVLDCDGRISASEALSHPYFSQYHDPDDEPEAPPYDQTLESKDRNLEEWKEEEVAQIDATDPSSCRAFNTGDYAMMVLS
- the mapk11 gene encoding mitogen-activated protein kinase 11 isoform X2 codes for the protein MSARPGFYRQELNKTVWEVPERYQNLTPVGSGAYGSVCSAYDVILRQKVAVKKLSRPFQSLIHSRRSYRELRLLKHMKHENVIGLLDVFTPAATLEDFNELYLVTNLMGADLNNIVKFQRLSDEHVQFLIYQLLRGLKYIHSAGLIHRDLKPSNVAVNEDCELRILDFGLARQTDDEMTGYVATRWYRAPEIMLNWMHYNQNVDMWSVGCIMGELLKGKVLFPGTDYIDQLKRIMEVVGTPTHDLLKKICSEHAQKYIQSLPFMPQQDLEKIFKGANPLAVDLLKRMLVLDCDGRISASEALSHPYFSQYHDPDDEPEAPPYDQTLESKDRNLEEWKELVFEEVNSVKASGNKTDSLQAEQ